One segment of Euwallacea fornicatus isolate EFF26 chromosome 23, ASM4011564v1, whole genome shotgun sequence DNA contains the following:
- the Ttc26 gene encoding intraflagellar transport protein 56 isoform X2, with translation MILSRAKPALGGTFEGLQTNKKSHADKVADQFEDFLVKRDYTGAITLLEFKNYPESNYNASLWMAYCYFHRGDYKNALQIYEKLYKLKADIKNLEVNIACCYFYLGMYEESQGILTQALASDLKIRLNFHISHKLKDEASLLENHQNLQDVLEDQLSLAAIHYLRAHYQEAIDIYKKLLLQNRDYIALNVYVALCYYKLDYYDVSQEVLGLYLNRYPDSVIATNLKACNTFRLYNGTAAENELRCIVDQTANVGFGYDLVKHNLVVFRDGEDSMQVFPSLVDVVPEARLNLVIHHLRNDDIKEAYELLKDVQPAVPQEYILKGVVNAALGQEINSEEHVKIAEECFHLVGSSSSECDTIHGRQCMAASFFLAGQFEEVLVYMTSIKSYLHSDDTFNFNFAQAKAACNQFKEAEEIFLLIQDPKIKNEYVFIANLARCYIMNKKPQEAWELYLKMENSPESFNLLMQIANDCYRMGEFWYAAKAFDMLNRLDPNPEFWEGKRGAIVGVFQGVVAKKLPVDMLSDVLQLLRSSNVIQAEQISKIIRKWAKEQRLSVS, from the exons ATG ATTCTAAGCCGAGCAAAACCAGCATTGGGTGGAACTTTTGAAGGGCTCCAAACAAATAAGAAATCACACGCAGATAAAGTAGCAGATCAGTTTGAGGACTTTCTGGTAAAACGTGATTACACTGGTGCAATAACACTTTTGGAG TTCAAAAATTACCCAGAATCTAATTACAATGCCAGTCTATGGATGGCCTATTGTTACTttcatcgaggtgattataAAAATGCCTTACAAATATATGAAAAGCTTTATAAACTGAAAGCAGATATTAAAAATCTAGAAGTAAATATTGCCTGCTGTTATTTCTATCTTG GTATGTATGAGGAATCCCAAGGAATATTAACCCAGGCATTGGCAAGTGATTTAAAAATCCGCctcaattttcatatttcccaTAAGTTGAAAGATGAAGCTTCGTTGTTGGAAAACCATCAAAATTTACAGGATGTTTTAGAAGATCAATTGAGCTTGGCTGCTATTCATTATTTGAGAGCTCACTATCAAGAAGCTATTgatatttataagaaattgCTTCTTCAAAATCG AGATTACATCGCCCTCAACGTTTACGTAGCCTTGTGTTACTACAAGTTAGATTATTATGATGTATCTCAAGAAGTTTTGGGCCTTTATCTTAATAGATATCCAGATTCAGTGATTGCTACTAATTTGAAA gcTTGCAATACGTTTAGATTGTATAATGGCACTGCTGCAGAAAACGAGCTTAGGTGCATAGTGGATCAAACCGCTAATGTTGGATTTGGCTATGATCTTGTCAAACACAATTTAGTGGTTTTCAGGGATGGCGAAGACTCTATGCAA gtaTTTCCAAGTTTGGTTGATGTAGTTCCAGAAGCTCGACTCAATTTAGTTATTCATCACCTGCGCAATGATGATATTAAAGAGGCTTATGAGTTGTTAAAGGACGTGCAGCCGGCAGTGCCTCAAGAGTATATTCTGAAAGGTGTCGTTAATGCCGCGTTAGGGCAAGAAATTAATTCA gaaGAGCACGTTAAAATCGCTGAAGAGTGCTTTCACCTCGTAGGAAGTTCTTCCAGCGAATGCGACACAATTCACGGAAGACAATGCATGGCTGCATCCTTTTTTTTGGCTGGTCAATTCGAGGAAGTTCTCGTGTATATGACGAGTATTAAAAGTTATCTACATTCGG ATGATAcgttcaatttcaatttcgctCAAGCTAAAGCAGCCTGCAACCAATTCAAAGAAGCCGAAGAGATTTTCCTATTAATCCAagatccaaaaataaaaaacgaataCGTTTTTATCGCCAATTTGGCCAGATGTTACATTATGAATAAAAAGCCTCAAGAGGCCTGGGAATTGTATTTGAA AATGGAAAATTCGCCAGAAAGCTTCAATTTACTAATGCAAATAGCTAACGATTGTTACCGTATGGGTGAATTTTGGTACGCGGCAAAAGCGTTTGATATGCTAAACAGACTGGATCCAAATCCGGAATTTTGGGAAGGCAAGCGGGGAGCCATTGTCGGGGTATTTCAG GGAGTAGTGGCAAAGAAACTGCCAGTGGATATGCTGAGTGACGTACTGCAGCTGTTAAGATCGAGCAACGTGATTCAGGCGGAGcaaatatcgaaaattatcAGGAAGTGGGCGAAGGAGCAGAGATTGTCAGTATCTTAA
- the Ttc26 gene encoding intraflagellar transport protein 56 isoform X3, with protein MILSRAKPALGGTFEGLQTNKKSHADKVADQFEDFLVKRDYTGAITLLEFKNYPESNYNASLWMAYCYFHRGDYKNALQIYEKLYKLKADIKNLEVNIACCYFYLGMYEESQGILTQALASDLKIRLNFHISHKLKDEASLLENHQNLQDVLEDQLSLAAIHYLRAHYQEAIDIYKKLLLQNRDYIALNVYVALCYYKLDYYDVSQEVLGLYLNRYPDSVIATNLKACNTFRLYNGTAAENELRCIVDQTANVGFGYDLVKHNLVVFRDGEDSMQVFPSLVDVVPEARLNLVIHHLRNDDIKEAYELLKDVQPAVPQEYILKGVVNAALGQEINSEEHVKIAEECFHLVGSSSSECDTIHGRQCMAASFFLAGQFEEVLVYMTSIKSYLHSDDTFNFNFAQAKAACNQFKEAEEIFLLIQDPKIKNEYVFIANLARCYIMNKKPQEAWELYLKMENSPESFNLLMQIANDCYRMGEFWYAAKAFDMLNRLDPNPEFWEGKRGAIVGVFQGVVAKKLPVDMLSDVLQLLRSSNVIQAEQISKIIRKWAKEQRL; from the exons ATG ATTCTAAGCCGAGCAAAACCAGCATTGGGTGGAACTTTTGAAGGGCTCCAAACAAATAAGAAATCACACGCAGATAAAGTAGCAGATCAGTTTGAGGACTTTCTGGTAAAACGTGATTACACTGGTGCAATAACACTTTTGGAG TTCAAAAATTACCCAGAATCTAATTACAATGCCAGTCTATGGATGGCCTATTGTTACTttcatcgaggtgattataAAAATGCCTTACAAATATATGAAAAGCTTTATAAACTGAAAGCAGATATTAAAAATCTAGAAGTAAATATTGCCTGCTGTTATTTCTATCTTG GTATGTATGAGGAATCCCAAGGAATATTAACCCAGGCATTGGCAAGTGATTTAAAAATCCGCctcaattttcatatttcccaTAAGTTGAAAGATGAAGCTTCGTTGTTGGAAAACCATCAAAATTTACAGGATGTTTTAGAAGATCAATTGAGCTTGGCTGCTATTCATTATTTGAGAGCTCACTATCAAGAAGCTATTgatatttataagaaattgCTTCTTCAAAATCG AGATTACATCGCCCTCAACGTTTACGTAGCCTTGTGTTACTACAAGTTAGATTATTATGATGTATCTCAAGAAGTTTTGGGCCTTTATCTTAATAGATATCCAGATTCAGTGATTGCTACTAATTTGAAA gcTTGCAATACGTTTAGATTGTATAATGGCACTGCTGCAGAAAACGAGCTTAGGTGCATAGTGGATCAAACCGCTAATGTTGGATTTGGCTATGATCTTGTCAAACACAATTTAGTGGTTTTCAGGGATGGCGAAGACTCTATGCAA gtaTTTCCAAGTTTGGTTGATGTAGTTCCAGAAGCTCGACTCAATTTAGTTATTCATCACCTGCGCAATGATGATATTAAAGAGGCTTATGAGTTGTTAAAGGACGTGCAGCCGGCAGTGCCTCAAGAGTATATTCTGAAAGGTGTCGTTAATGCCGCGTTAGGGCAAGAAATTAATTCA gaaGAGCACGTTAAAATCGCTGAAGAGTGCTTTCACCTCGTAGGAAGTTCTTCCAGCGAATGCGACACAATTCACGGAAGACAATGCATGGCTGCATCCTTTTTTTTGGCTGGTCAATTCGAGGAAGTTCTCGTGTATATGACGAGTATTAAAAGTTATCTACATTCGG ATGATAcgttcaatttcaatttcgctCAAGCTAAAGCAGCCTGCAACCAATTCAAAGAAGCCGAAGAGATTTTCCTATTAATCCAagatccaaaaataaaaaacgaataCGTTTTTATCGCCAATTTGGCCAGATGTTACATTATGAATAAAAAGCCTCAAGAGGCCTGGGAATTGTATTTGAA AATGGAAAATTCGCCAGAAAGCTTCAATTTACTAATGCAAATAGCTAACGATTGTTACCGTATGGGTGAATTTTGGTACGCGGCAAAAGCGTTTGATATGCTAAACAGACTGGATCCAAATCCGGAATTTTGGGAAGGCAAGCGGGGAGCCATTGTCGGGGTATTTCAG GGAGTAGTGGCAAAGAAACTGCCAGTGGATATGCTGAGTGACGTACTGCAGCTGTTAAGATCGAGCAACGTGATTCAGGCGGAGcaaatatcgaaaattatcAGGAAGTGGGCGAAGGAGCAGAGATT gTAG
- the Ttc26 gene encoding intraflagellar transport protein 56 isoform X1: MILSRAKPALGGTFEGLQTNKKSHADKVADQFEDFLVKRDYTGAITLLEFKNYPESNYNASLWMAYCYFHRGDYKNALQIYEKLYKLKADIKNLEVNIACCYFYLGMYEESQGILTQALASDLKIRLNFHISHKLKDEASLLENHQNLQDVLEDQLSLAAIHYLRAHYQEAIDIYKKLLLQNRDYIALNVYVALCYYKLDYYDVSQEVLGLYLNRYPDSVIATNLKACNTFRLYNGTAAENELRCIVDQTANVGFGYDLVKHNLVVFRDGEDSMQVFPSLVDVVPEARLNLVIHHLRNDDIKEAYELLKDVQPAVPQEYILKGVVNAALGQEINSEEHVKIAEECFHLVGSSSSECDTIHGRQCMAASFFLAGQFEEVLVYMTSIKSYLHSDDTFNFNFAQAKAACNQFKEAEEIFLLIQDPKIKNEYVFIANLARCYIMNKKPQEAWELYLKMENSPESFNLLMQIANDCYRMGEFWYAAKAFDMLNRLDPNPEFWEGKRGAIVGVFQGVVAKKLPVDMLSDVLQLLRSSNVIQAEQISKIIRKWAKEQRFILSLIKNISITT, from the exons ATG ATTCTAAGCCGAGCAAAACCAGCATTGGGTGGAACTTTTGAAGGGCTCCAAACAAATAAGAAATCACACGCAGATAAAGTAGCAGATCAGTTTGAGGACTTTCTGGTAAAACGTGATTACACTGGTGCAATAACACTTTTGGAG TTCAAAAATTACCCAGAATCTAATTACAATGCCAGTCTATGGATGGCCTATTGTTACTttcatcgaggtgattataAAAATGCCTTACAAATATATGAAAAGCTTTATAAACTGAAAGCAGATATTAAAAATCTAGAAGTAAATATTGCCTGCTGTTATTTCTATCTTG GTATGTATGAGGAATCCCAAGGAATATTAACCCAGGCATTGGCAAGTGATTTAAAAATCCGCctcaattttcatatttcccaTAAGTTGAAAGATGAAGCTTCGTTGTTGGAAAACCATCAAAATTTACAGGATGTTTTAGAAGATCAATTGAGCTTGGCTGCTATTCATTATTTGAGAGCTCACTATCAAGAAGCTATTgatatttataagaaattgCTTCTTCAAAATCG AGATTACATCGCCCTCAACGTTTACGTAGCCTTGTGTTACTACAAGTTAGATTATTATGATGTATCTCAAGAAGTTTTGGGCCTTTATCTTAATAGATATCCAGATTCAGTGATTGCTACTAATTTGAAA gcTTGCAATACGTTTAGATTGTATAATGGCACTGCTGCAGAAAACGAGCTTAGGTGCATAGTGGATCAAACCGCTAATGTTGGATTTGGCTATGATCTTGTCAAACACAATTTAGTGGTTTTCAGGGATGGCGAAGACTCTATGCAA gtaTTTCCAAGTTTGGTTGATGTAGTTCCAGAAGCTCGACTCAATTTAGTTATTCATCACCTGCGCAATGATGATATTAAAGAGGCTTATGAGTTGTTAAAGGACGTGCAGCCGGCAGTGCCTCAAGAGTATATTCTGAAAGGTGTCGTTAATGCCGCGTTAGGGCAAGAAATTAATTCA gaaGAGCACGTTAAAATCGCTGAAGAGTGCTTTCACCTCGTAGGAAGTTCTTCCAGCGAATGCGACACAATTCACGGAAGACAATGCATGGCTGCATCCTTTTTTTTGGCTGGTCAATTCGAGGAAGTTCTCGTGTATATGACGAGTATTAAAAGTTATCTACATTCGG ATGATAcgttcaatttcaatttcgctCAAGCTAAAGCAGCCTGCAACCAATTCAAAGAAGCCGAAGAGATTTTCCTATTAATCCAagatccaaaaataaaaaacgaataCGTTTTTATCGCCAATTTGGCCAGATGTTACATTATGAATAAAAAGCCTCAAGAGGCCTGGGAATTGTATTTGAA AATGGAAAATTCGCCAGAAAGCTTCAATTTACTAATGCAAATAGCTAACGATTGTTACCGTATGGGTGAATTTTGGTACGCGGCAAAAGCGTTTGATATGCTAAACAGACTGGATCCAAATCCGGAATTTTGGGAAGGCAAGCGGGGAGCCATTGTCGGGGTATTTCAG GGAGTAGTGGCAAAGAAACTGCCAGTGGATATGCTGAGTGACGTACTGCAGCTGTTAAGATCGAGCAACGTGATTCAGGCGGAGcaaatatcgaaaattatcAGGAAGTGGGCGAAGGAGCAGAGATT TATTTTGTCACTAATAAAGAACATTAGTATAACTACTTAG
- the LOC136346491 gene encoding suppressor of cytokine signaling 2-like, translating into MPRDMRSCSQSTVCPNCKHKFACCDRRSLSLSGGGLVGNNSAVPRLAPPQPIPGTPQANLVSPSSPLTFSFPVPLQYLPPPQAANQDAELQHLRDTVQALHQSGWFYEGITFQDSQDMLKNTKVGTFLVRNSSNPKFLFSLSVQTERGPTSVRLHYINGYFSLEAQPHLLAVMPAFPNVIDLIRYYVLEFKRHRTDANVWVDTQGKWHSAIKIDKPLRKKEEPPSLKHFARLAIHKAIQSSGKHKIALQSPHKELKLLPNCLISYLGEYPHAI; encoded by the exons ATGCCGCGAGATATGCGAAGTTGTAGCCAAAGCACAGTATGTCCCAATTGCAAGCACAAATTCGCGTGTTGCGACCGCAGGTCGCTCTCTTTAAGCGGCGGAGGCCTAGTAGGAAACAATTCGGCTGTCCCTCGGCTTGCGCCACCGCAGCCAATCCCGGGTACTCCACAGGCAAATTTG GTGTCCCCAAGCTCTCCCCTTACCTTCAGTTTCCCTGTACCCCTGCAGTATCTGCCCCCGCCCCAAGCGGCCAACCAAGATGCGGAGCTGCAGCATTTAAGAGATACCGTTCAGGCTCTTCACCAATCAGGCTGGTTTTATGAGGGTATCACCTTTCAGGATTCACAAGATATGTTGAAAAACACAAAG gtTGGCACCTTCTTAGTGAGGAATTCCAGCAATCCCAAGTTCCTTTTCTCCTTAAGTGTTCAAACCGAAAGGGGCCCTACCTCCGTAAGGCTCCACTACATCAACGGTTACTTCAGCCTAGAGGCTCAGCCCCACTTGCTAGCAGTGATGCCCGCTTTTCCTAATGTGATAGATCTTATTCGGTACTATGTGCTGGAGTTTAAACGGCATAGGACAG atgCTAACGTATGGGTTGACACCCAAGGGAAGTGGCACTCGGCAATCAAGATAGATAAGCCTTTAAGGAAAAAGGAGGAGCCTCCCAGTTTGAAACACTTCGCCCGGTTAGCAATACATAAGGCCATACAGTCGTCTGGTAAACATAAGATAGCCTTACAATCGCCGCATAAAGAACTAAAACTATTACCGAACTGCctaatttcatatttaggTGAATATCCGCACGCGATTTAA
- the LOC136346499 gene encoding uncharacterized protein, producing MVGGNNTKLVRGQQGHLFALEIKSYKERIRELALTKTNLIQNVVEQDTCAIIPSPYGSAKSSDATIGCDASANTRKSPDSQQLSGKYLALAVMHRGGLDISTLAQGQRRKIGVRV from the exons ATGGTGGGTGGGAATAATACCAAGCTGGTCCGCGGGCAACAAGGACATCTGTTCGCGTTGGAAATAAAG TCGTATAAAGAACGAATCCGAGAACTTGCACTGACGAAGACTAATCTCATTCAAAACGTGGTAGAACAGGACACCTGTGCAATTATTCCAAGCCCGTACGGTTCGGCAAAATCATCGGACGCCACGATTGGTTGCGATGCTTCCGCAAACACGCGAAAGTCTCCGGATTCCCAGCAGTTATCCG GAAAGTACTTAGCCCTAGCTGTAATGCACAGAGGCGGATTGGATATTTCCACATTGGCTCAAGGGCAAAGGAGGAAAATAGGGGTCAGAGTCTGA